Within Bactrocera oleae isolate idBacOlea1 chromosome 6, idBacOlea1, whole genome shotgun sequence, the genomic segment TAAATTGTTCATGTTTATCAAAAGTCCCCTAATGGAAGTAATGccgaaacaacaataaaatgctTCTACCTATCTTGAGGTGAAATTTGTGACtagatttcttaaaaaagtataaacatttttcaagcaatttacTGTTGTAACGTTTTATCAATCGATTGTAGCGATACAGGACAGTTACATTAAAACTCgattttttgcaacaaaatattattttttccaaattgtttGAAACACCCGAAAGGGAGTTTTGGTATTTAAAACtgaaaagaaacattttttgcatCCCTGCAGACGAAGATGTAAAACGAGCAGAAGTTGAAAATTCTACAAACTCGTAGAGTAATTACAGTTagcaaaattgttttatttttgttgactCAACTCTATTGTATATGgtgtaaaagtttttaaagaacTGTGAGGGACGTAAACGAAGTGCCCTATTATACCAGCAGGGAATAAAGTGGAACTGCTTCTTTGAGTTGCaaggaaaaatataataagcaCTCTTTCAACCAATTGAGAATTAAGGACATCACATTTTTAACTGCTTAAAACATGTCAAATTTGCAACGAACCATTCTCAAAAATAGACTACCGCCTACAATACCTGGAGGGCGAATAGGAAGAAGGTaatctattttttgttgttcctCGTCTATATATTTCACATTAGGCTATTACCAAACATATGtaaaagttgaaatttgttATAGCGACTCATTTAAAAAGTCTCGAATTCGGGATTTCAAGCCGGCACTCTGGAGTGAATTCTTTGCTGAAAAAGAAGACGTGGTCTTAGACGAGAATCGTACTTTCCGTATATATCGCACAAAAGCCCCACAGAAACCTGGGCCGATCCTACTTCTACTACACGGGGGTGGATATTCTGGTCTGACATGGTCGCATTTTTGCGTAAGTTAATGTTGTACATGTGATGAAACTTTTATACtaataggaattatatttgtttaaggTGGAAATAACTCGCATTATTCATTGTCAGTGTCTTGCAATCGATTTACGAGGTCATGGCGACACTAAGACAGAACTTGATGACGATCTTTCCTCAGATACACTtgcaaagtatatatatatataatatacaataaaaaatgtatgtaaatatactgTTCTTTGTAGGGATATAGGAGACCTAGTATTGCAGCTTTACCAAGAAGATGCTCCTCCCATCTACCTTGTTGGTCATTCAATGGGAGGCGCTATTGCTGTTCATTTTGCGCACAAGGCAATTATTCCAAGCATAATTGGTATAACTGTAATTGATGTAGTTGAGGGAACTGCTATGGAAGCTTTAGCTAGCATGCAAAGTTTTCTACGATCGCGTCCCACTCACTTTAAAAGCATTCCAAATGCTATAGAATGGTGTATTAGAAGTGGTCAAATAAGAAATGTAGAGAGCGCAAAAGTTTCAATGCCTGGTCAAATCATTAAGTAATTGAACTAATTGAAAATCGTTTGCTTAAAccgatattaaataaataaataccgtgTACATATTTTCAGTTGTTCAACGCAGCAGCTAGCTACCAACGAGCTACCATTGTCTGAAGATGAAATCGAGGACAGTGCTTCAACAAGTAACTTTACACATCCTTTCAGTATTTCCGAAGATGAAGAAATGGGCAACGATAATGGGGGTGATTCCGTCACTTCAGTTGTTAATACCGCACTCGGGGAAGAACATGATAGTAGCTCAGATTCATCAGACTTTAAAAAACCATTTATAGGACATGGTGAATCTCCGAAAAGGTACTTCTACATACATTCCTTGTAAAGAGATTGTGTGCAATTTTTCCATTTACAAAAGGTATACTTGGCGTATCGATCTATCAAAATCAGAAAAGTACTGGGTTGGTTGGTTTACCGGTTTAagcgaaaaatttttaaatttacgtGTTCCGAAACAACTATTACTGGCCAGCATTGATGGTCTGGACAAGGCGTTAACTGTTGGTCAAATGcaaggtatgtacatacatacatatatatgttgaatGAAAAAAGAGGTTagtgttattatattttcaacagGGCGTTTTCAAATGCAAGTGCTGGCGCGATGTGGACACGCTGTTCATGAAGATCGTCCACATGAAGTAGCGGAGGTTATCAGTGGCTATCTTATACGCAATCGTTTTGCAGAAGCAGTTGGcgaatttcattttcatttgccATCATGTTAATTTTTACAGTGCCAATTagcattaaagaaaaattggttATGAAAAGAATGTAATCAAATACAAAGATGTAAATCCGAAAGTATATTTCACATACAAGTAGAGGAAGAGAAATATATGCGGAGAACTTAAATTTAAAGCATGTGCtactaataaaatttaacaaataaactATTTATTGCAGTTAAACGATAttcttttttactgttttgctTCCTTGTGTATTGATAACTTCCTACCTTTAATTTGTCCCATAAcagacaaataaaatttttagtgtttaaatattttatatgaaacaaagtggtaaaaaaaaaatcggggATTAAATTAACTGCTTACAATTACTTCGGAGATTGACATTTACCATGTATGACTAGACTTTTGTGGCTTAACAGCAAACATACATTTccaataaatttctttaatatttagcaatatgtatatttgaacaaAGGAGCGctcaataattttatatcttggtaaatttaaatatgaaaaggATTTAGTAATAACTAATGAAAAGTGCTTCTAAATTGGAGAATATAGTTATGTGTATATGAAAATAGATGTAATATTTAGATCAATTTTGATTTAAGGTAAGTTACTAGGAGTTTGGTGAAATTGTGTCTGAGCTTTCAACCAAGTTTACTGCACAAGTCAACCTTGCgctaaaatactaattttgtgtacaaaatgaaagtttgcacCTTTACTCCACGAAGCGAATACCACtccttttaatttgaattttcgttTCAAGGGCCTTTATGTGGCGAAGTCGTTCTGCAATTTGTTCACGAACCTCATTCCTGAAGCGCTTGCCATCGCCTAATTCTTCCATTTCAGCCAACCAGTTTGCGCGTTCATTTATTTGatctaaaactataaaaatgcgtacaataaatatttttcaaatttttatgttttagaaATTTACGTTCATCGATTATATTTTCTTCTGTGGCTTGGAAGTCCGTTCTGATGCGTGGCTTACGTTTTGCTTTCACTGACGTTTCTGCAAGTCGCATACCTGACATGGCCTCTTGCAGTAGTTTCTTCTCTTTTTCTGTAGGCATCCTATTTGTTGGTCTCGGACGGTAAGGGGGTAGCTTGTAGGCGTCACTAGCTAAAATCTGTTCAAGGCTCTTTCGTTTAGCAAGATGAGCACGTTGCAGAATATCAAGGGCACCAGCTTCAGGATCTTTTGTGTTAATAGGTGGAGGCTCAGGTTTAGGCAATGGCTCCCCATTTCGTAAGTGATAGTTGATTTTTTTCCGCATTAGCATTGACATTTTGGACTCAGCCATAAGAGCTAAGACatgatatataaataagtgCACACTTAAAGTACTTATATAAGAACATCCTTTtggttataaaaatacaaataattacgCTTAACAACCTTTCAATAAATCCGCAGTTTCTTTGCTGTACTCTATTTTAGGACAGTGAAAAATTCCTCCTTGGACAATGCGTTCACTTGGCCACAGAATAGCTTTATTGTCCGAACTTTGAATCCTTCCGTTATCCTGCACAGGACTCCCTGTGATTTTGTCCATACACCgagttttttccatttttaaataTCAACGTACACAGTCTATTTAACAAATACAGATTTATAACAAACTACgaatgtgtataaaaatttaaatttcgcaaattgacatttttttgaaatcataCTTATATTTTCAGTAGCTCAAATGAGGTGACAGTACATTACCTTATCCACAAAAACATGTCATGTGGATAATTCCACCAGTATAGATAATTCAACCAAACTACTGTTTGGAGAGTATGGTTCCATGGTAACACTCAGGTTCTGTATGCTAAAAGTACTGcgtaaagtatttatatttgttatttttgtgtgcTCACTATCAGCATAGACAGCGATATAAGAGAAGGAACGGAAAACACGAAAATTATccaaatatactttatttatgtGGATATTAGATATTAAATctgtttaaatttgttattgtacTACACAAAGATACAAGATTCGTATGTcgttagtttttttaatttttcttattcatCTAACATAcagctttataaataaataaatcattaacAAATTAACTAACATGATATACCTGactgattttttgttttgatttttctttgctttattaGTTTTCTCAACACAAATTGTCAATATAGTTCTTAATTAACTAGAAGCTTTAGCATGTGTAATCGTCCCTTGCTCTGCATAACTTTACCATTGGCTTTTGCCTTCGAATGACAGGTGCAAATtcaaaacatataattttttaatgttttataaaaatctatGACATGCACTCAATAAGAAGTTTATCAAGGTATCGGCAGTTAGGGATTGAATAAATTGGTGCTAACGgaacaaataattataaaattttactatagTGCGTACTCAGTGGCTCACAACTTTGTGCCCAAGTTtcttccaaaacaaaaaaaaactcaagTCAATTGGTTCTTATGCAGTGATTTCAGTTCCtaccaataaatttattatgtgCTGGTTGGCGTAAACATTTGCGTCTGTAGCCAGACGAGTGTATTTATGTACACTTGTTGTTCAGTGATCTTCCCCATGCTCATGATTTTTCTAGTGTCACATACATTTAAAaggcaaacatatatatgtacgtatatacagttacaaatataaatacaattacaatacaatataaacaaataaaattgctaaataaattgattttacaaattaaattataaacagCGGCCCGGGCCTTAAGAGCGGTGTgtctctatatatataaatttggcctAACTTGTGCAGCATTCATTAGCGTGAGGTTTAGCTCACCATTCATTGGATCATAAGGCTTATaacagtatatataataatatatatataaggacaACTCTTAAGTTACTTCATTATGTCGATATGCTGGACAAGAAGTTTACAAATATTGCCGTAGGACTATATAATTTCAGCTTAACaatagcttttttttaaatctatttgATATCTTACATACTACTGTCGTATAGcgaatatatgcacacatacctAGTGTTAAAATCAAAGTTCAGCTTTGCACAGTGTTTATTAATAAGACAAAATATTCAAAGTGCATCGTGTCATCTAAAGTTgtctaatattttaatatttaccttttctcttttaattaaaattaaattcagcaATTACATTCCGTACGAGAGACTTGCCTGAAGTTGATGAAACTCCTGTGTATTCAATTTGAATAAATGTCAACAATTGAGCGTCTATAGTGTTTATAAGCGTTTAATCGTTTATATCTTAGTACCAGAAAGTAATTTTAGTCAGTCTCATTGTCGCGATGCATTTTTTCCTAATTAGCTCTATTTTGGTTAATTTGGTAAATTGTAATTGAAACATTTACATTATTTCAACGATCACAACGAAAACATGGTGGACCATCATAATCATAAAATTCACCGAATTGTGACTTTTTTCGCTTTCCAGAGgttccatttgatttttttcttgacTTCACAATGCGCATTCTAGAATAATGTGAAATGTTCCTCgaactttgaaaaattttcctaTATTGatgaaatacataaataaaacaaataattgccGTCAATGAAGTTTAAAGAGCAaatagccaaaaaaaaaaaaatattttcacataactacattttaatttttatcttataTGGTCGATTtgctaatattaataaaaattatagtttacCCCCGTCCAGGTTAGTAAGAGTCGAATTGAAAGCTATAATCCAAATATCTACAACAAATATCAAGTTTCAACCgaaatacaacaaatacaatattaaGAGATGCACAATTTCATTTACAATTGcatatatagtatttttaaatgaagTACTCATCAAACTAGAATAAAATCTAAGAAATTCAGTTGATAGCTTGCTCGGTCATTTGCAAGCATAGTGTTTCCAATTGATCTAAACTATTAATGTCGTTCATGGCTACAGTAGCGGAGCTAGACGATGACGCTTTCATATGCACTTTATCCACTATTTGTAAATTCATGTTGGATAATAAAGGGATTGTTGTTGCGGGTCCTAATGGTGAATTTTGTTTACCGCTGTGAACCTCATTGAATGGCGTCGACATATTACTACAACTTTTCACAGTTTTTACACCACAACTACAAGTATTGCTACTATTTCTATTTACATCGCACAAACAATTTAACAAGTTGTTATTTCGACAGCTATTGCCAACGGCGGCTGCTGCTGCAGCAAGTAGCTGCAActcttgctgttgctgttggcaTAACAAGTTATTATTTAACATACTAGTgttattgtttaataaatttggctgttgttgtggttgttgggGACCAATCATACCAGTAACACCAATTTCTTCACTACTAACCATTACCACTGCCGCCATTGTCTTTTGTGATTGCTGGGTCTGCTGTTGATGTTGCGATTGCGATAAGCTCTGTGGTTGCTGTGAAGGATCGGCCTTCCCGGTTACATTCGCTAGACTCGTCTTAAATGTTGAAGTTAAATTGGCATTAATATTGTTCTGGTTGCTAATGGCTGCAGTGATACTAGTTCGACGCAAGTGACCATCGCTTGATGGTGGCCCTGCGGGTAAAATTCCTTGACCGGGTTTAAAAACCATTTTTTGGGGTTGTTGAGGTCCACCTGACACTAATATTAAATTGTTGAGAGATCTtcgatgttgctgttgttgttgttgttgctgctgtgggGGCAAAGTAGGAAAGTGGCTATGTTGGggcaaaatagtattttgatcttgctgttgttgtgataATTGTGAATGGTGATTGTGATGTGGTTGCTTGACCTGCTGTTGTTGACTGTTCATGAAGTTTGGATATGACGAACTTTTATATTGATGCTGTGCGCTACCGTTATTTCCACTGTTGCTGATGCCTACATTTCCGTAGTCACCCGGTTGTGTCTGGCTGCCATGGTGATGGTGCTGGTGCTGGTGCTGCTGATTTTGTGATATACTATTAGCGGTGAAGTTAGGCAtgtcatttgaattttttctgtGGTTAATGCGGTCATTACTTCCGTTCTTTATATCACATTTTCGAGATTTTCCACTCCATCTGAATgatttatttaaacataaaaaaaatacatacgcCTGTGACAGTTgtagaaaatttaatgaatactTACctagatttatttaaatttccggAGCTTCCATTTTTGACGTGGTGTGCCTTGTGGCCAATAGCTATTTTATGTTTTGAGAGTTTAAATTTCAGTTCTTTCAGTTGATTTGAATGGTTCACAAAAGCCTCATTGTGTATCGAACGATCAAGTACCCACATTAAAACGTTGATATTTTCTTCATCTTGAGGTGCGTTAGTATCACGTTGTACCATCGAGCCAACTGTAAATATGTTGTTTTGGAGCGATTTCAGaatataataaacaaacttACCTATAtccaaaactttcaaaaatctATGAGCAACATTGTCTTCATTTGAGCCGCCATCAACAGATTCGATAGGTTTCATTGGCGAAAGTACCATGCTTGCTAAGTCCTCCACTAcagtttgtatttttatttgaccaTTTACCAAATCCTGCTCCAATCTGCTCAGGTGATTAGTGCGTTCTTTCAGTTTTTCTATACATATTGATAATTTGTGCGATGCACCTTTGGTTACTCCCAAGCCTTGCAAAAATTCTTCAGTGATACAGAGCATATCTTCATATGTCATATTTTTGAATAGatctatgtacttatgtaagcgCAAAGATTTCAACCACAATCCAATATTTGACATGCCCACATTTCggctttgaaattttatataacctGGTTTAAAATCATCCAGACCCGTATCTGAACCACTATTAGCTAAACCCCCACGCTGGTGTTCTATGGAAAGTGAGAAGCTCCGCGGTTTATTTGCAAATTGCGCCAAGTTTTCATTTGAATTTGAGCAATTGTCGTTGACCGTAATTACGGAGGAATTCGAAGATGACGACGATGTGGACATCGTTTGCGTTGTAAGACTATTAGATCGGCGTGTCTTTAAAGCAGTCAATTTGCCATCCAAACTCCAGCGAGTCATATCCGTTTGCTCATAATTACTCATTGGCATTGAAGTGTAGGCCATTTGTGGCTGTAGCgactgaataaataaaataaatcgttAATAGAAGTTTAAACATAGTAATTGAGAAAAGTGTATTACCTTCTGATTTGTATCATTCTTAATGGAAGATAAAGAGTCATTTATACATTGATCATCAACGTTTATAGATATATGCGGTTCAAAGTCGATGATTTCTGTGCCATTTTTTGAAAACGATGTATCGTGCTCGTCGTTGTTGGAATTACTATAACTATTATTCTCGCAAACTTTGCTCTCATTATGACCACTGCtacccaatatatttataattgggttgttattgttattaaagaGGCCAGATATTACTGGATTTGGATTGGTATTTGTGGTGGCTACTGCTGCAGCTACACCATTCACTAATGAAGATTCCTTCGCATGTGTATCAACACCTATTGTCGCAATGCTCAAAGACAAACCCAATTTATTTTGACTAGATCCTAATTCGTTTAGATTAATACCATTAAAATTATCACAGAGTTGATCAGTAATGCTACTGTTGCGTCGATTTGTACAACTACTGCCGCTACTACTCGAACTTATTTCACTCAAATTATTCATACCACTGTTAGCAAATCCGCTGTCATTCCGCATGAAGTTGGTCCAATCAGGCAGAGAATTTGGTTGTGAAATAGGGTTTTGTTGAAGATTATTGTGATTCTTGCTTGGAGGAGCAATTGTTTGCCAATCAACATTTCGACTCTTTGCATATGGTGATATTCCAAGTCCTGGAGCAAAACTCCCAGAAGATGACATGGAATTATTGGATATGGATGACGAAGTAAGGGACGAAACAGATGAGACGGACGCATCCGAGCTGACACCCAAACTTTGATTTATGCTACTagtgtttcttttttttggttCCACCAACTTATCAGCAGCCATAAGATGATCCTCCAAGTGTCGCAACCAAACATTTAACGACCTGAAgaacattaattataaaaaatatatagaatatataagcATGTCTGATTtgctaaatattaattaaatattacctTCGATCGTCGTTGCTTATAGCAGGATGTATAAGCATGTACGAGAATATTTGCTGAACCAATTCGGTAGGCACACGCTGGTGCATGGTGTCTCGCACGGTCGATGGAATTAGAGCCAAATAAATTAACTTGGCGTCATCATTTCCAGGTTTTAAAAGGGGTAACATGTTTAAAACCTCAACCAATATCTCCTTCTTTTTTTCGTACAATTTACGTTCATCGCAATTTGTAATTTGAAAATCAGAACCATAACACGGTATGGTGTCCTTGTCTAATGAACCCGAAGTCAGAGCATCCACTGCGTCGTTCAAATGCAACGTCTTGTAGGCGTTTAATAGTTTTTTCAAATACGAAGGATTGTTCGCATTCATGTCGATGAGAACGCTACTCAGATTAGTTTCTGAGCCTAAATTTTGTGTCAAAGCGTGATCAATGGCGTATTGTAAGAACTTTAAATTAGGATATCTCAAACGCTTCAGCAGAGCATACATAACAACGGTTCGTTCGCAATTATTCCAGCTTTCAAAAAAGCTCGTTACTGTTGTAACCTGTTCACCAAATGTTATTGGACTATTTCTGCTATAATCATTCCGTTTATGAATGTCGTCATTCGTAGCACACATATTATGGTCAATGCCGCTCTTTTCGGTAGTAATATATTTCATGATGGCTATTTgcttctatatatattattttcttgatATATTCTATTTAAAATCTCCTGCAAATTTCTAAATGAAGAAATTgttgtgaaaattaaattagtaaaatagtATGAAGCGGCGGTAATAAttagtatatttaaataaatttcaaatctaATGTTTAaggcaaattatatatatgtacataagttttATTGGATGATTGGATGGAATATTAGAGTTAGAAGAAGTAGAAAACATTTTGGTTTGTAGTTTAAAACTCTGTGATTTGTGAATTTTCTAAACACTGTCATTTAGGCGGGGTGGTAATTAACCGGCATTGACTGTGTCTCTTTTGTTccttaaaattaacttaaattagACTTTGGCATTGACTGTCTCTGTATTATGAGTAAGaaattttacttcaattttttttaccgattaaaattaaaaatcagttCTAggtgttttataatttatttacattgcaTGTGGTGTTTTCTCaatagttaaaaataaactacCCTACACAGGacaggacttttaaaattttcaacttctcAAAATAATCTTCTTGAAAATCCTTACATAGCATTGCATActaattagaattttttaatattttgatataattttgtcaattacaaatatatattttataaggtaattatacaatatattttatatatatatatatggtactttgatatacataagtacatctatatattattttatgtataattaaaaattaagaaaaactgtaataaaaacacaaaccGGAAGATAAAGATGAGGATTTAGTTTCAAAagatgtacatacttacataaattatttgaaataatgttTAGATTTTAGGAGAATTAATTTCGCTTGGAAATTAAAGTCATTTGTCATTTAAAGTACTTTCGAAAATGGTGACGATTTCTTTTGTCACTAGTCACGACAGTTTGGTTTTTGCCCGCAAATTATGCTGTTTACACGACTATTTGGCAAATTTTATTAACACTTATCCTAACAATATTTGCATTTGCTATCGTTTGATTATCACTTAACATATGGAAGATTGCGAACAATCTACATTTAATACAAATCAACAGTTCtcatttaaaattatacaaaattttgcgttttctgattttattttttcaacattgGAATGATATTGCGTAACTATAAGTAAGGCCTCTTTGAAATCGACTTAGTGTACGGTACTTTTGAATCAACGAGTTACCAAAAATGTTCTAAAATGGATTCTTTAGCATGCAGGTACTTAAAAGCTAATTTACATGATTCTCATAAGGCGTTGATTCAGTGTCGAAACATGATGTCCATCACAATTATTTTGCGGGTAGTCAGTTACTGTTAACTTTTATCTGGAGAGGAATTACAGTGTTTCCGAGGGGAATAGTATCatgcgataaaaaaaaaacagtacaaAGGAGAGCTGCGCGCGCAGTTAACTCCACTTCAATCTATACTAAATGCTTCTGTTGTTGGGGTTAATGCATAATTGGCAAAGTCTATTTACTTTATCATTTTACTCACCACTGTCGTTGTTGTTTGCCTTAGGAATTTGCTATCCGTTTTTCCATCTTCAAAGTTTTTTCAAGTTTCCTTATGATTTAATTATGAATATTATCTTTCTTTACGTTATGACTTAATACTTCTTTGTTAACATAAAATTTCAGTACAAAACGCACTCGGAGAAAACCTTGAATTTCATCGTGTTTTCTTTGCAATGTATTCCGTTTAATCCGCCCTGTCGTCAAATAGGCAGCATGTCTTTTGCTTTACAAAATAAACCTTTAATCAATCATTACCGCTAGAAACAAATGTCTAGATATTTCGTTTAACACTTGATTTATCCCAATTTCGAACTTCTTCTTTAAAAATCCTCAACATATTTAGATATTGCAATTATAGCTAAACTAATGAAACTTTTCCTTCGCACTCGTAGAAAGTTCAACAAAAAGACATCTACTAATTTGACATTAGTTCGCGTACTTGTGCAGAGTTGCATATTTATAGTGTTGACAGAGATCGTAtatcataatataaataatttacgttctctgcattAACCAACTGAGTAAGAAAGGCATGAACGATCGCATGTACGTTTTGTTAATTAACATATAGGGAATTTTATGCGTgatacattaaaaataattatttattaaattgttgtGAAAAGAGCAGTTTTACATATGAGTAAATATTGTGTATTACATTTAAATAGATATGTatctattaattgtataaattgtgtaaatattttaattgttttcccATGTAACGTGAACATCGACTGACAGTGCTACCAATTTTATACGTTCTCAAGTTGTCAAGTATGGTAAATTTTCCACAAATTTACCTATACTGTAATCCACGATAAAACAGAATACACTCTTATCAAAACAATATGTACAACTAAAACGTTTAAAAGAATCCAACATgtgaaattgtttaaatgatGTTGAAGGGatttgtaaagagtttaaaagaATCAGTTGTGATATATCAAAGtgtaattcatttaaaatataaaatagaaaatgtttGTTACGTCTGATTCGGAAAAAAAGTGTTTCTTGGAGCATACCAAAGCTGCTAGAGAGGAGCGGGCATACGAAAAACGTCGGGAAGAGGCAGCTGTAAGAATACAAGCACAATGGAAAGGATACGTAATTCGTAGACAGTATTACAATAAGatactgtaaatatatatgttataactttgatatctattaaataaatacaataattttcacGAATTTAGCTATGACTTTGATAATATATTCATAACGGAAAATAACGACTTGGACGTAGATCTTTTACCAGCAAATACTGTGTATCCGGTTGTTCGGCGCTTCCTCACATATTTTGAATGTAAAAATGGAACACCCCCCGTTGTGAAACCATCACGGGAGAAGTTTGAATGTTTATGTCGTTATTTAAACAAAGCCATGGAATCGGAATCACCAAAATTGTCGTACGCTGCTCTTTGTCTGCACAAAGATAAGAGGTgcgtaataatttattttaaataaaataatttacattgaTAACTGCATTTTAGCTTGCCTTGGTTGGCACATATCAAATCATTATTGACCTTATGCTGTTTAATGCTGGGCGATATTAAACCAGGTAGATATAATAACCaaagtttttaaattgaaatgtaattaaggaaatttatagaaaatcatACCGACAGCATTTCCTTGGCTCTGTATTTGCATACTTTAATCGTTTTCACTTCACCAAAGTCGTGGGGTATTCTGCGCAATAAACAATTCGAAAAAATGCAACCAGCATTTCAGAAAATATGCTGCAATATTCAGGGAAAATtagtacaaaataattttttcaaaactatgcGCGTAAGTTTGAAAAATGTT encodes:
- the smg gene encoding protein Smaug isoform X2, which codes for MKYITTEKSGIDHNMCATNDDIHKRNDYSRNSPITFGEQVTTVTSFFESWNNCERTVVMYALLKRLRYPNLKFLQYAIDHALTQNLGSETNLSSVLIDMNANNPSYLKKLLNAYKTLHLNDAVDALTSGSLDKDTIPCYGSDFQITNCDERKLYEKKKEILVEVLNMLPLLKPGNDDAKLIYLALIPSTVRDTMHQRVPTELVQQIFSYMLIHPAISNDDRRSLNVWLRHLEDHLMAADKLVEPKKRNTSSINQSLGVSSDASVSSVSSLTSSSISNNSMSSSGSFAPGLGISPYAKSRNVDWQTIAPPSKNHNNLQQNPISQPNSLPDWTNFMRNDSGFANSGMNNLSEISSSSSGSSCTNRRNSSITDQLCDNFNGINLNELGSSQNKLGLSLSIATIGVDTHAKESSLVNGVAAAVATTNTNPNPVISGLFNNNNNPIINILGSSGHNESKVCENNSYSNSNNDEHDTSFSKNGTEIIDFEPHISINVDDQCINDSLSSIKNDTNQKSLQPQMAYTSMPMSNYEQTDMTRWSLDGKLTALKTRRSNSLTTQTMSTSSSSSNSSVITVNDNCSNSNENLAQFANKPRSFSLSIEHQRGGLANSGSDTGLDDFKPGYIKFQSRNVGMSNIGLWLKSLRLHKYIDLFKNMTYEDMLCITEEFLQGLGVTKGASHKLSICIEKLKERTNHLSRLEQDLVNGQIKIQTVVEDLASMVLSPMKPIESVDGGSNEDNVAHRFLKVLDIVGSMVQRDTNAPQDEENINVLMWVLDRSIHNEAFVNHSNQLKELKFKLSKHKIAIGHKAHHVKNGSSGNLNKSRWSGKSRKCDIKNGSNDRINHRKNSNDMPNFTANSISQNQQHQHQHHHHGSQTQPGDYGNVGISNSGNNGSAQHQYKSSSYPNFMNSQQQQVKQPHHNHHSQLSQQQQDQNTILPQHSHFPTLPPQQQQQQQQQHRRSLNNLILVSGGPQQPQKMVFKPGQGILPAGPPSSDGHLRRTSITAAISNQNNINANLTSTFKTSLANVTGKADPSQQPQSLSQSQHQQQTQQSQKTMAAVVMENFSKFEEHFTLF
- the smg gene encoding protein Smaug isoform X1 yields the protein MKYITTEKSGIDHNMCATNDDIHKRNDYSRNSPITFGEQVTTVTSFFESWNNCERTVVMYALLKRLRYPNLKFLQYAIDHALTQNLGSETNLSSVLIDMNANNPSYLKKLLNAYKTLHLNDAVDALTSGSLDKDTIPCYGSDFQITNCDERKLYEKKKEILVEVLNMLPLLKPGNDDAKLIYLALIPSTVRDTMHQRVPTELVQQIFSYMLIHPAISNDDRRSLNVWLRHLEDHLMAADKLVEPKKRNTSSINQSLGVSSDASVSSVSSLTSSSISNNSMSSSGSFAPGLGISPYAKSRNVDWQTIAPPSKNHNNLQQNPISQPNSLPDWTNFMRNDSGFANSGMNNLSEISSSSSGSSCTNRRNSSITDQLCDNFNGINLNELGSSQNKLGLSLSIATIGVDTHAKESSLVNGVAAAVATTNTNPNPVISGLFNNNNNPIINILGSSGHNESKVCENNSYSNSNNDEHDTSFSKNGTEIIDFEPHISINVDDQCINDSLSSIKNDTNQKSLQPQMAYTSMPMSNYEQTDMTRWSLDGKLTALKTRRSNSLTTQTMSTSSSSSNSSVITVNDNCSNSNENLAQFANKPRSFSLSIEHQRGGLANSGSDTGLDDFKPGYIKFQSRNVGMSNIGLWLKSLRLHKYIDLFKNMTYEDMLCITEEFLQGLGVTKGASHKLSICIEKLKERTNHLSRLEQDLVNGQIKIQTVVEDLASMVLSPMKPIESVDGGSNEDNVAHRFLKVLDIVGSMVQRDTNAPQDEENINVLMWVLDRSIHNEAFVNHSNQLKELKFKLSKHKIAIGHKAHHVKNGSSGNLNKSRWSGKSRKCDIKNGSNDRINHRKNSNDMPNFTANSISQNQQHQHQHHHHGSQTQPGDYGNVGISNSGNNGSAQHQYKSSSYPNFMNSQQQQVKQPHHNHHSQLSQQQQDQNTILPQHSHFPTLPPQQQQQQQQQHRRSLNNLILVSGGPQQPQKMVFKPGQGILPAGPPSSDGHLRRTSITAAISNQNNINANLTSTFKTSLANVTGKADPSQQPQSLSQSQHQQQTQQSQKTMAAVVMVSSEEIGVTGMIGPQQPQQQPNLLNNNTSMLNNNLLCQQQQQELQLLAAAAAAVGNSCRNNNLLNCLCDVNRNSSNTCSCGVKTVKSCSNMSTPFNEVHSGKQNSPLGPATTIPLLSNMNLQIVDKVHMKASSSSSATVAMNDINSLDQLETLCLQMTEQAIN